From one Pecten maximus chromosome 8, xPecMax1.1, whole genome shotgun sequence genomic stretch:
- the LOC117332728 gene encoding LOW QUALITY PROTEIN: tubulin delta chain-like (The sequence of the model RefSeq protein was modified relative to this genomic sequence to represent the inferred CDS: deleted 1 base in 1 codon) yields MSVITLQLGQCGNQVGGQLFQTFIEDVLTKPSQTQVPPDKNQTYKEEVLSRFFYKDHIKEGVPEARAVMVDMEPKVIAQTCSDAKKTGQWMYPAKQQLCQQKGSGNNWAHGYCIHGHGQEVKVMEMVQREAEKCDNLSGFLSLMSVAGGTGSGVGAYITECIKDEFPHSFLLNQVVLPYSMGEVIVQNYNAVLTLSHLYRTADALIVMENDHIQKICSQLLNLKKVSFRDINKVITHKLASVLQPVLVDKYPGYSCQNTLGELMEHLVPHNDYKLLTVKNIPQMSEAAMTFSSYQWHGLLKHLRQMLIADAAMEEGINWQVKLGDETPRGTSRHNRSLANFLVLRGKDAASADTSMFADPSLYAPWVPPGACLLTGAQPRLFGNYEKSASLVSNSRTPVRTLDHIVDKAWSMFSSRAYVHQYVRHGLAEEDFLDSFVTLEQVIASYNNL; encoded by the exons ATGTCTGTTATCACACTACAACTTGGCCAGTGTGGGAATCAGGTTGGAGGTCAGCTGTTTCAGACTTTCATCGAGGATGTTCTTACCAAACCTTcacaaacacag GTTCCTCCTGATAAAAACCAGACCTACAAAGAGGAAGTTCTGTCT AGGTTTTTCTACAAGGATCATATCAAGGAAGGTGTCCCTGAGGCGCGGGCAGTTATGGTTGATATGGAGCCGAAg GTGATAGCCCAGACATGTAGTGATGCGAAGAAGACAGGGCAATGGATGTATCCAGCCAAACAACAACTTTGTCAGCAGAAAGGGTCTGGAAACAACTGGGCACATGGTTACTGTATCCATGGTCACGGAcaggaggtcaaggtcatggaaATGGTCCAAAGAGAGGCTGAGAAATGTGACAACCTTTCTGGCTTCTTGTCCCTGATGAGTGTGGCTGGAGGCACAGGATCTGGTGTAGGGGCATATATAACCGAGTGTATCAAGGATGAGTTTCCTCATTCCTTCCTCCTTAACCAAGTAGTTCTTCCCTACAG TATGGGAGAGGTGATCGTTCAGAACTACAATGCTGTTCTGACGCTGTCACATTTGTACCGTACTGCAGATGCCCTTATTGTCATGGAGAACGACCACATCCAAAAAATCTGTTCCCAATTGCTGAACCTCAAGAAGGTTTCTTTCCGTGACATCAACAAAGTGATAACACACAAACTGGCTAGTGTACTTCAGCCCGTGCTTGTAGACAAATATCCTGGATACTCCTGTCAGAACACACTTG GAGAGTTGATGGAACACTTGGTCCCCCACAATGACTACAAGTTGTTAACAGTAAAGAACATTCCACAGATGTCTGAGGCAGCCATGACATTCTCATCTTATCAGTGGCATGGCCTGCTCAAACACCTGAGGCAAATGCTTATAGCTGATGCTGCGATGGAGGAAG GTATTAACTGGCAAGTCAAGCTTGGAGATGAAACTCCGCGGGGGACTAGTCGCCACAACCGGTCCCTTGCAAACTTCCTGGTGCTTCGTGGTAAGGATGCTGCATCTGCGGACACCTCCATGTTTGCTGATCCTTCCTTGTATGCCCCCTGGGTACCCCCAGGGGCTTGTCTCCTCACCGGAGCTCAGCCACGTCTTTTCGGTAACTATGAGAAGAGTGCTTCCCTGGTGTCCAACAGTCGGACACCTGTACGGACACTGGATCATATAGTGGACAAAGCTTGGAGTATGTTCTCCTCCCGTGCGTATGTACATCAGTATGTACGTCATGGACTGGCCGAAGAGGATTTCTTAGACAGTTTTGTGACTTTAGAACAAGTTATAGCAAGTTACAACAATTTATGA
- the LOC117332730 gene encoding sodium- and chloride-dependent glycine transporter 1-like — protein MLNRPLPAIVRISTAFIMPVFLTCLLVISVFTYKPPSFGEYNYPVYARAIGWCFTMSSLLPALGYSVWVIVKADGPFRQRIRHLARHTMQWVPASVNVEDIYRDSERSAEFTWKQLFWFNLTGRGGIVIKDCGDSVPML, from the exons ATGCTCAATCGACCACTCCCCGCCATTGTCCGTATAAGTACAGCGTTTATTATGCCTGTTTTTCTCACG TGTCTCCTCGTGATCAGTGTCTTTACATACAAGCCGCCGTCCTTTGGAGAGTATAACTACCCTGTGTATGCCCGGGCTATAGGATGGTGTTTTACAATGTCTTCCCTATTACCAGCTCTTGGTTATTCTGTTTGGGTCATAGTGAAAGCAGATGGACCATTTAGACAG CGGATCAGACATCTTGCACGCCACACAATGCAGTGGGTTCCAGCCAGTGTGAATGTCGAGGACATCTACAGAGACTCGGAACGTTCAGCGGAATTTACCTGGAAACAACTGTTCTGGTTTAATCTTACAGGACGAGGTGGCATTGTTATAAAGGACTGTGGGGACTCTGTACCAATGTTGTAG
- the LOC117332458 gene encoding sodium-dependent proline transporter-like, whose amino-acid sequence MVLVLVIWIRALTLPGATKGMLYFVSADFSRFADSQLWIEASFQTFLTLGPGWGGLMMMGAHNKFRTNCFQSATISTTATLTFGLVNGLIVFSVLGVMSEEIGVPISDLMTSG is encoded by the exons ATGGTTTTAGTCCTAGTGATCTGGATCCGAGCTCTGACATTACCAGGGGCAACAAAAGGgatgttgtattttgtatcgGCTGACTTCAGTAGGTTTGCTGACTCACAG CTGTGGATAGAGGCCTCATTTCAAACGTTCCTAACTCTCGGTCCAGGCTGGGGAGGACTAATGATGATGGGTGCACACAATAAATTCCGGACAAACTGCTTCCa ATCAGCTACCATATCAACAACTGCGACCTTGACCTTCGGATTAGTCAATGGCCTCATAGTGTTTTCGGTGCTTGGTGTGATGTCAGAGGAGATTGGTGTTCCTATCTCAGACTTAATGACCTCAGGCTAG